Proteins from one Acidobacteriota bacterium genomic window:
- a CDS encoding aminopeptidase P family protein codes for IPHNYGGEETVLSLGAPIVFDMFPKDRRSGYFFDITRTFFLGKIGKEEERIYSTVKEAMTLIMKEIRVGMSGAELYHLVCDFFEAKGYPSLRGDPAITSGFVHSLGHGVGLEVHEPPFLASAPRGDQEITPGMVFTIEPGLYFPEQGFGVRLEDVLYIDEKGVAKSLTSFPKEPLIRIGSI; via the coding sequence ATACCCCACAACTACGGAGGGGAGGAAACGGTCCTTTCTCTTGGCGCTCCCATCGTCTTCGATATGTTTCCTAAGGATCGGCGATCAGGATACTTCTTCGACATCACCCGCACCTTCTTCCTCGGTAAAATCGGGAAAGAGGAAGAAAGGATATACTCCACGGTAAAGGAAGCGATGACGCTCATAATGAAGGAGATAAGGGTGGGAATGAGTGGGGCGGAACTATACCATCTGGTATGTGATTTCTTCGAAGCGAAGGGGTATCCTTCCTTGCGGGGTGATCCTGCTATCACCTCCGGCTTCGTGCACTCCCTGGGCCACGGGGTTGGGCTCGAGGTTCACGAACCGCCGTTTTTAGCCTCTGCCCCTCGAGGGGATCAAGAAATAACCCCAGGGATGGTCTTCACCATAGAGCCTGGACTCTATTTCCCGGAGCAAGGATTTGGGGTACGGCTCGAGGATGTCCTATACATAGATGAGAAAGGAGTTGCAAAATCCCTTACCTCATTCCCCAAAGAACCCCTCATAAGGATCGGCTCAATTTAG